The DNA region TACAACCACTGGGGCCAGGGCGCCGTCCTCCGCCAGATTCCCTCGAAGATCCTCTCCTTCGACGACCTCAAGCTCCCCGAGGTCCTCAAAAAACTCTGCCACCTTCAAGAAGGCCTCGTCGTCGTCACCGGCCCCACCGGCTCCGGCAAAAGCACCACGCTCGCCGCGATGATCGACTACATAAATACCAACCTCGCCCGCCACATCATCACCATCGAGGACCCCATCGAGTTCGTTCACCAAAATAAAAAGTCCGTCATCGTTCACCGCGAAGTCGGCGATCACACCGCCTCCTTCGCCGACGCGCTCAAAGGCGCCATGCGCCACGACCCCGACATCGTCCTCCTCGGCGAAATGCGCGAACTCGAAACCATCAAGCTCGCCCTCGGCTGCGCCTCGATGGGCATGCTCGTCTTCGGCACGCTCCACACCAACAACGCCCCGAAAACCATCGATCGTATCATCAACGCCTTTCCCGCCGAGGAGCAGAATCAAGTCCGCACCATGCTCTCCGGCTGCCTCGCCGGCGTCGTCTCCCAGCTCCTCTGCAAACGCGTCCCCAAAGGCCGCGTCGCCGTCCACGAAATCCTCCTCCCGCACGAAGCTCTGCCCAATACGATCCGCAGCGGCCAGATCGCCAATATCCGCCAGATCATCGAAAGCGGCGCGGCCGACGGCATGACCTCGATGGACCAAAGCCTCATGGCCCGCGTGAAGGACAATTCCGTCGAACCTTACGAAGCCTACATGAAGGGTGCCAACAAAGCCCTCTTCGCCCCGCTCCTGAAGCCCGGCGAACTCGAAGCCAAGTCCGCCGCTCACTGAGCGCGCACCGCATCCCATTGTAGGCGGGGTGCCCCCCACCCCGCTCCGGGACTCCCCTGGAGGGACGACCTCCGTGTCGTCCATGTCCGCGCGTTCTCTTTTCCGCCGTCCGCCCTCCGCCTCTCAACCCTCATCTCTCAACGTTCACTTCCGCGCCCCCCGCCCCACCCACTTCCGCTTTCGCGCAAACAACGTCATCACCACGCCCGCGACAAATCCTCCCGCGTGCGCCCACCACGCCACCCCGCCGACACTCGCCGTTCCATCCATCAACGCGCCCACGCCGCTCACCGCCTGAAACGCGAACCACACGAATAAAAACACAAACGCGGGCAACGGCACGATCGGCACGATCCACGGCACCAGCGTCACCACCCACGCCCTCGGCAACAGCACGAAATACGCGCCCAGCACACCCGAGATCGCCCCGCTCGCTCCGATCATCGGCACCGCGGAAAACGGATGCGACACCACCTGCGCCCCCGCCGCCGCCACACCCGCGACGAGATAGAAAATCAAAAACTTAAACGGCCCCATCCGGTCTTCGACGTTCCCTCCGAAGATCCACAGGAACCAGCAATTCCCCAGCACATGCGCGACACCCCCGTGCATGAACATCGAGCTCAGCACGGTCAGCCACTGCTCCCGCGTCGCGAGCCCATCCATCAACCGCCCCGGCACCAGCGCGTGCTCCATCAACCACGCCTCCGCCCCGCGCCCGCCCTTCGCCAGCAGCAGCAGTTGATAACCAAATACGCCCACATTCGCCGCGATCAACAGCCCCGTCACCACCGGCGCCCGCCGATGCTTCTCCGTATCCCAAAGCGGCAGCATTAGCTCGGCACGCCTCCTCGTAGGGCCTGCGCTTGCGCAGCGCCGTCGCCGGGAGCGCCGGCGGCCCGCCGGCCCTCACCGATCATACGCCTCCTCTCCCAGAGTTTCCGAGTTCCAGATTCTCTTCTCCGAACCCTCCGCGCCTTTGCCATCTTCACTTCTTAACCTCCATCACCCCGCGCACCGTCGCCCCGCCCGAATCCGTCCGAAACGCCCACGCCGGCAACCCCTCCGCATTCTTCAAATTCGGCTGCGCCGCCTCATCCCACGCGAATCGCACCACCACCGGCTGCTTCACATACGGACTCGATACGATCACCTTGTCCGCGCCTTCGATCGTCGCCTCCGCCGCGAAAAACCGCCCGTCCGCCCCCGCGACTTCGAACCACGTCAGCGCCTTCCCATCGCTGCTCTTCAAACCGCCCGCCACATCGCCAAACGTCACCACGACCTTCCCGTCGCGCACACGCCAGCCTGCCATCACCGGCCCCGAATCAACAAGGTCGCTCTTCCCATAAGTCCGCTTGAGCGCCACGCGCGCCAGCCGCTCGCCCACGCTCTTCTTGTCGCGCGGATGGATGTCGAAGAGGTCGTCCACGAGATCCACCGTGCCCACCATCGCGGTGTTCTTCACCCGCAACGCCTCCGTCTGCGCCTCCCAAAACTCCGGCAGGATCGTCGGCGACACATGCACCCGCCGCCGGATCACGTGATAAAAATGCGGCGCGATCTGCACATAATAAAAAGGCGCCTCCTCCGCGCCAAACGCCGCGCGCCAACCCGTGATGAGCGCCTCCATCTTATCCCCGTACGTCGCCCGATCGTGCGTATCCATCAGATTACTCTCCCCCTGATACCAAAGAAACCCGTGCAGCGCATACGGCGCCAGTGGCTGGATCATCCCATAGTACAAATTGCTCGGCGTGCTATTGTCCGCCTTCACGTCCGGCGTCTGCGCCGCCACCGCAAACGCCGCGAGCGACGGCATCCGCGCAAAAGCCTCCGGCGGCGTCCACGGCTCAATCCGCGTCCCGCCCCACGTCGAATCGATCAACCCCACCGGCACGCCAACTTCCTGATGAATTTTCTTCCCAAAAAAATACCCCACCGCCGAAAACTCCGAACTCAACAACGTCTCCGGCGAACACACCGCCCACGCCGCCTCCACATCCTTCCCCGGGACCGACAGCTTTTGCTTCTTCACCTTGAACAACCGCATCTGCGGTAAGTTCGCCGCCGCGATCTCCGCCTCCGCATCCGGCAACGGCTTCTGCCCCTTCCTCTCGCCCACCTGCCGCTCCATATTCGACTGCCCCGAGCACAACCATACGTCGCCGACCAAAACATCCCGCAACGTCACCACATTCGTCCCCCGCACAATCAACTCCGTCCCTGTCGCATTCGCCGCCAACGCATCGAGCGACACCCGCCACTTCCCCGCCGCATCCGCCACCACCTCTTTCCGCTGCGCCCCAAAAACAACTTCAACCCTCTCACCAACATCCGCCGTCCCCCAAACCGGCACCGCCCGGTCGCGCTGAAACACAGCATGATCCGAAAACACCGCCGCCACCTTCACCTCACCGCGGGCTCCACCCGCAGAAATCGCAAACGCCAAAACCCAAACGCCAAACCAAGGGGCACGAATCGAAAGCTTCATCGCACGAGTTGAACGATCAACGCACAAAAATAAAGCCGCGTCTCATCGGCCCGTCCTCGTAGGACCGCACCTCTGGTGCGTGCCTCCAAGGTTGCACTCCATCGAGGCACATTTTTCGAGGTAGGGCGCGTTGTCCCTAACGCGCCTGCTTAAAAACCCTCATTCGGATCTCGTCGAATAACTCGGCATACGGCTTCGAACTAAGTGATGCATGAACACCTCTGGCGATGCACTCGAAAGTGCTTTCATGAAAAGTGACGATAAAATGGCGCTCGTTTGATTCAGGCGTGCCTGGAAATGCGACGCGATTCTGCTCCGTCATCAATCTGATCCATGTGGAGTTTTTGACCTCGAACACCCCGTAACAACTAAGCCCCCGCTCATAGAGCGGATGACCCGCAAGCGCTTCGTCGTTCGGGTAACCGAACTTAGTGAGCGAACATGAATCAAACTCTAGAACACCGTAGCCGACATCTTCATACGTTCCATCCGCCTTCTCACGCACCGCACTGAAAGACAGAATCGCTGCGTAGTCGGTTTGAAGTAGAACGGGCTCCGACACGGCTGCTTCTGGCATGAATCCGATATCGAGACAGTCCGCATACTCTTCCTTCTTTTCCGCGGCCAATGCGCGTTGAGCAGCCGAAACTGCTTCAAAAGCAGCCATCGAAGCAGGCACGCTCAAGGACGGATGTAACACTTCAGCGAGCCGCGTCCGGGCATCAGCTAGATTCTTTTCGAGTTCAGGAATGGACATGAATCCAGATAATAGCGCGCCACATACTCACCCGCCCCGCTTCCTCAAAAACCCCGCGATCTCCGCCTTCGTCGGCATCGACGGCGCCGTCCCCATCTTCGTCACCGACAACGCCGCCACCGCATTCGCGAAACGCGCCGCCGCCAGCACATCGCCCTCAAACTTCACCAACCCAGCCGCAAACCCGCCGACAAACGCATCGCCCGCACCCGTCGTATCGACGACCCGGATGCCCGTGTACGCCGCGATGCTCGCGTGCCCGCTCTTCTGCGACACGAAGCACCCCTTCTTCCCGAGCGTCACAATCACCGTCCCCGGCCCGAGCGTGCGGCACAACGCGTGGAGCGCCGCCGGCGCCAGCGCATGAAGAGCCGCCTCCGTGAAATCCGTCCGCCCCGCGATCCGCAGCCGGTTCACCAACGCCGTGAACTCCGTCTCGTTCGGGATCAACACATCGACCGACGCCAGCATCGAAGGATCGAAGTCCGGCCGCATCGGCGCCGGATTGAGCACCGTCGTCACCCCCGCGCGCCTCGCCGTCTTCAAGACATGCGCCGCCGTCGTCAGATTCGATTCGAGCTGCACCACCGCCACCTTCGCCTGCGTCAACGCCTTCGCCGGCACATCCGTTTTCAAGAGCGCCGCATTCGCCCCCAGCGCCACCACGATTTCGTTCTGCCCGGAGTCCTCGACGAGGATCGCCGCCGTC from Nibricoccus aquaticus includes:
- a CDS encoding sialate O-acetylesterase, with product MKLSIRAPWFGVWVLAFAISAGGARGEVKVAAVFSDHAVFQRDRAVPVWGTADVGERVEVVFGAQRKEVVADAAGKWRVSLDALAANATGTELIVRGTNVVTLRDVLVGDVWLCSGQSNMERQVGERKGQKPLPDAEAEIAAANLPQMRLFKVKKQKLSVPGKDVEAAWAVCSPETLLSSEFSAVGYFFGKKIHQEVGVPVGLIDSTWGGTRIEPWTPPEAFARMPSLAAFAVAAQTPDVKADNSTPSNLYYGMIQPLAPYALHGFLWYQGESNLMDTHDRATYGDKMEALITGWRAAFGAEEAPFYYVQIAPHFYHVIRRRVHVSPTILPEFWEAQTEALRVKNTAMVGTVDLVDDLFDIHPRDKKSVGERLARVALKRTYGKSDLVDSGPVMAGWRVRDGKVVVTFGDVAGGLKSSDGKALTWFEVAGADGRFFAAEATIEGADKVIVSSPYVKQPVVVRFAWDEAAQPNLKNAEGLPAWAFRTDSGGATVRGVMEVKK
- a CDS encoding type IV pilus twitching motility protein PilT — protein: MPAIDSLLRTMLERGGSDLHLTVGLPPKARISGSLTPLESTAISATQMETLLQEICPPRKWTEFLERKDLDLAHEIPGLARFRANFLYNHWGQGAVLRQIPSKILSFDDLKLPEVLKKLCHLQEGLVVVTGPTGSGKSTTLAAMIDYINTNLARHIITIEDPIEFVHQNKKSVIVHREVGDHTASFADALKGAMRHDPDIVLLGEMRELETIKLALGCASMGMLVFGTLHTNNAPKTIDRIINAFPAEEQNQVRTMLSGCLAGVVSQLLCKRVPKGRVAVHEILLPHEALPNTIRSGQIANIRQIIESGAADGMTSMDQSLMARVKDNSVEPYEAYMKGANKALFAPLLKPGELEAKSAAH
- a CDS encoding ribokinase — translated: MASPQVVVVGSYVQDLCWKCERFPQAGQTIVGQFATGPGGKGSNQAVASGRTGVPTLFVGAVGKDAFAKEAKAFYKAEGIGATFVEKAQHATGTAAILVEDSGQNEIVVALGANAALLKTDVPAKALTQAKVAVVQLESNLTTAAHVLKTARRAGVTTVLNPAPMRPDFDPSMLASVDVLIPNETEFTALVNRLRIAGRTDFTEAALHALAPAALHALCRTLGPGTVIVTLGKKGCFVSQKSGHASIAAYTGIRVVDTTGAGDAFVGGFAAGLVKFEGDVLAAARFANAVAALSVTKMGTAPSMPTKAEIAGFLRKRGG
- a CDS encoding rhomboid family intramembrane serine protease, with product MLPLWDTEKHRRAPVVTGLLIAANVGVFGYQLLLLAKGGRGAEAWLMEHALVPGRLMDGLATREQWLTVLSSMFMHGGVAHVLGNCWFLWIFGGNVEDRMGPFKFLIFYLVAGVAAAGAQVVSHPFSAVPMIGASGAISGVLGAYFVLLPRAWVVTLVPWIVPIVPLPAFVFLFVWFAFQAVSGVGALMDGTASVGGVAWWAHAGGFVAGVVMTLFARKRKWVGRGARK